In Ignavibacteriales bacterium, a single window of DNA contains:
- the rsgA gene encoding ribosome small subunit-dependent GTPase A, translated as MELADLGFDSWFQKKREESHKPDFSVARITRVDRERYLVRNENDEVQAEPTGKLLFFTDSNQDFPCVGDWVFVQYYNDGTLAIIHELLPRKTFLRRKSAGNTVDYQMIASNIDIAFIIQSCDFNFNLRRMERYLVMAKEGHVEPIILLSKSDLVSSEELEKRISDIRQAQISARVIAFSNKTAIGLDTVQQVLEKGKTYCLLGSSGVGKTTLLNHLLGREVFETNPVREKDSRGRHTTARRQLVVLDNGALLVDTPGMRELGMIAVGTSIDDSFSDIHELSQNCRFNDCTHTVEVGCAILTGIQDGNLDEERYQSYMKLMKESKFHQMSYVERRKKDKQFGKMIKNAMKQIKKK; from the coding sequence ATGGAATTAGCAGACCTCGGATTTGATAGTTGGTTTCAAAAGAAGCGCGAAGAATCGCATAAACCTGATTTTAGCGTGGCACGAATTACGAGAGTTGACCGTGAACGCTACTTAGTTCGCAATGAGAATGATGAAGTTCAAGCAGAGCCAACAGGCAAACTACTCTTCTTCACCGACTCGAATCAAGATTTCCCTTGTGTTGGTGATTGGGTATTCGTGCAGTACTACAACGATGGTACACTTGCAATAATTCATGAATTGTTACCAAGGAAAACCTTCCTGCGCCGCAAATCTGCAGGCAATACTGTCGACTATCAGATGATTGCATCGAATATCGATATTGCTTTCATTATCCAGTCGTGCGATTTCAATTTCAACTTACGCAGGATGGAACGGTACCTTGTCATGGCAAAAGAAGGTCACGTCGAGCCAATAATCCTTCTCAGCAAAAGTGATCTCGTCAGTTCTGAAGAATTGGAAAAAAGGATTTCAGATATACGGCAAGCTCAAATCAGCGCAAGAGTTATTGCATTCAGCAACAAGACTGCTATCGGACTGGATACAGTACAACAGGTGCTTGAAAAGGGAAAGACATATTGTTTGCTTGGTTCATCGGGTGTAGGCAAAACCACACTCCTAAATCATCTTCTGGGTCGTGAAGTATTTGAGACAAACCCTGTGCGCGAGAAGGACAGCAGAGGCAGACATACAACGGCTCGACGGCAATTGGTAGTTCTTGACAACGGAGCACTCCTTGTAGATACACCTGGAATGAGAGAACTGGGGATGATTGCCGTTGGTACAAGTATAGATGATAGCTTTTCAGATATACATGAACTTTCACAGAATTGCCGTTTTAACGATTGCACTCACACAGTAGAAGTCGGCTGTGCTATATTGACAGGTATTCAAGACGGAAACTTAGATGAGGAGAGATACCAGAGCTACATGAAATTGATGAAGGAATCCAAGTTTCATCAAATGTCTTATGTCGAGAGACGAAAGAAGGATAAGCAATTTGGGAAGATGATAAAAAATGCAATGAAGCAGATTAAGAAGAAATAA
- a CDS encoding cobalamin B12-binding domain-containing protein, whose product MKILLIQPRKPEKAIGGEDFHIYEPLALEYLASGVRDNHDVRIFDMRLENDLDTVLKSFNPDVVGITAYTVHVNVVKQLFERIKSYNPEIFTVVGGHHATVMPEDFIVPSINMVIIGEGVFTFKEVIERFDRKKEMDGIPGTAFKKDGKIIYNKNDQAIDLDSFPFPDRSLTTKYRKNYFSEWMKPLASIRTSKGCPFKCNFCALWKLTGGKYLTRSPEKIVEELGTIDEKYVFFADDESLVNAKRMKTLAHLIKQSGIKKHYFLYGRSDTIAKHPDLIEAWKEVGLQRVFIGLEFFRDDDLTKIRKGSTNKDNIEAVRILKSLDIDIHPNFMVSPDFSKNDFKEFRKSCLNLDFDFIGFSVMTPLPGTDLYDDVKNKMIIDNYDYYDFFHTFLPTKLPLKEFYKEYVSLFKKSRSVSKQISFMKKYPIAEIPSLYKLYFKFVKQLNNIHKDYIYQQ is encoded by the coding sequence ATGAAAATTCTTTTAATACAACCGAGAAAACCTGAAAAAGCAATAGGCGGAGAAGACTTTCATATCTATGAACCGCTTGCCCTCGAATATCTTGCCTCAGGCGTCAGAGATAATCATGATGTGAGAATTTTTGACATGCGTCTTGAAAATGATCTGGATACGGTACTTAAAAGCTTCAATCCTGATGTTGTCGGCATAACCGCATATACGGTGCATGTGAATGTTGTAAAACAACTCTTTGAAAGAATCAAATCATACAATCCTGAAATCTTCACCGTGGTAGGAGGGCATCATGCTACGGTTATGCCTGAAGATTTCATTGTCCCATCAATAAATATGGTAATTATTGGTGAAGGTGTTTTTACATTCAAAGAAGTGATCGAAAGATTCGATAGAAAAAAAGAGATGGATGGAATTCCCGGAACGGCATTCAAAAAAGATGGAAAAATTATATATAATAAAAACGATCAAGCGATCGATCTTGATTCGTTTCCATTTCCCGATAGAAGTCTGACAACAAAATACCGAAAAAACTATTTTAGTGAATGGATGAAACCTCTTGCTTCAATCCGCACTTCTAAAGGGTGTCCTTTTAAGTGTAACTTCTGTGCATTGTGGAAACTGACCGGCGGCAAGTATCTGACGAGGAGCCCGGAGAAAATTGTTGAAGAACTTGGTACAATAGATGAAAAGTATGTTTTCTTTGCCGATGATGAATCTCTTGTTAACGCAAAAAGGATGAAGACACTTGCTCATCTTATTAAACAGTCGGGTATTAAGAAACATTACTTCCTTTATGGAAGAAGCGATACGATTGCTAAACACCCCGATCTCATAGAAGCGTGGAAAGAAGTTGGACTCCAAAGAGTTTTTATCGGGCTTGAGTTCTTTCGTGATGATGATTTAACGAAGATAAGAAAAGGATCAACCAATAAGGATAATATTGAGGCAGTCAGAATATTAAAATCACTCGATATAGATATTCACCCCAACTTTATGGTGAGTCCTGATTTCAGCAAAAATGACTTTAAGGAATTCAGAAAGAGTTGTTTAAACCTCGATTTTGATTTTATCGGTTTTTCGGTGATGACACCGTTACCAGGGACTGATCTTTATGATGACGTCAAAAACAAAATGATTATTGATAACTATGATTACTATGATTTTTTCCATACCTTTCTGCCAACAAAATTACCTTTGAAAGAGTTTTACAAGGAATACGTGTCGTTATTTAAAAAGTCGAGATCCGTCTCAAAACAGATTAGTTTCATGAAAAAATATCCGATTGCCGAAATTCCTTCACTTTATAAATTGTACTTTAAATTTGTAAAACAGCTGAACAATATTCATAAAGACTATATCTACCAACAGTAA